A genome region from Syntrophorhabdaceae bacterium includes the following:
- a CDS encoding ABC transporter ATP-binding protein: protein MDKVDTMKASPILRIHALQKEFRSNNGAAVEAVAQVSFDVPENDFVCIVGPSGCGKSTLLRMIAGLETTTSGRIDYRGEAISRPRKEIGMVFQEYSLLPWRHVLDNVALGPEFLGAPRLLREAKAMEYLRLVGMEDFWRAFPHELSGGMRQRVAIVRALANNPDVLLMDEPFGALDAHTRILLQKELLRIWENHRKTILFVTHGVDEAIYLADRIMVMSARPGRILEVIDVEMERPRARAHPSYGPLAERILAILEQESALSFCDSGTLQHNDG, encoded by the coding sequence ATGGACAAGGTTGACACGATGAAGGCCAGCCCCATTCTCCGTATCCATGCGCTGCAGAAGGAGTTCCGGAGCAACAACGGCGCAGCCGTGGAGGCAGTGGCCCAGGTCAGTTTCGACGTCCCCGAGAACGATTTCGTGTGCATAGTGGGACCGTCGGGGTGTGGAAAATCCACCCTCCTGCGCATGATAGCAGGCCTCGAGACAACCACCTCCGGCAGAATAGACTACAGGGGTGAGGCAATCTCGCGGCCGCGAAAGGAAATCGGTATGGTATTTCAGGAATACTCCCTCCTGCCGTGGAGGCACGTGCTTGACAACGTCGCTCTGGGCCCCGAGTTCCTCGGCGCGCCGCGGTTACTGCGCGAGGCAAAAGCGATGGAGTACCTGCGCCTTGTGGGCATGGAAGATTTCTGGCGGGCCTTCCCCCATGAGCTCTCGGGCGGCATGAGACAACGCGTTGCCATCGTCAGAGCTCTTGCCAACAACCCCGACGTCCTCCTCATGGACGAACCCTTCGGCGCCCTCGATGCACACACCAGGATCCTCCTGCAAAAGGAGCTTCTCCGGATCTGGGAAAACCACCGCAAGACGATCCTCTTCGTGACCCACGGTGTGGACGAGGCCATATATCTCGCCGACCGCATCATGGTCATGTCCGCGAGACCGGGCCGGATACTTGAGGTCATCGATGTGGAAATGGAGCGCCCCAGAGCGCGGGCGCATCCCTCCTACGGACCCCTGGCGGAAAGGATCCTGGCGATCCTCGAACAGGAGTCTGCCCTTTCTTTCTGTGACTCAGGCACACTTCAGCATAACGACGGATGA